The proteins below are encoded in one region of Cucurbita pepo subsp. pepo cultivar mu-cu-16 chromosome LG10, ASM280686v2, whole genome shotgun sequence:
- the LOC111803897 gene encoding pyridoxal phosphate homeostasis protein — MASCAAMDCPASAALRSVLERVQQAAERSGRGPQHIRVVAVSKTKPVSVIRQVYDAGHRCFGENYVQEIVEKAPQLPEDIEWHFIGNLQSNKVKPLLTGVPNLAVVESVDDEKIANRLDRMVASIERKPLKVFIQVNTSGEESKSGVEPSGCVELAKHVSLNCPNLQFSGLMTIGMLDYTSTPENFKLLAHCRTEVCKALEISEEQCELSMGMSADFEQAVEMGSTNVRVGSTIFGAREYPKKN, encoded by the exons ATGGCCTCCTGTGCCGCTATGGACTGCCCCGCGTCGGCGGCGCTCAGGTCCGTGCTTGAGCGAGTACAGCAAGCCGCCGAACGGTCCGGTCGTGGGCCTCAGCATATCCGAGTCGTAGCTGTTAGCAAGACCAAGCCGGTGTCCGTCATTCGTCAGGTTTACGATGCTGGCCACCGATGCTTTGGCGAGAATTACGTTCAGGAAATCGTTGAAAAAGCTCCTcag CTTCCGGAGGATATCGAATGGCATTTCATAGGGAATTTGCAGAGCAACAAAGTGAAGCCACTTCTGA CTGGCGTCCCAAACCTTGCAGTTGTAGAAAGTGTGGATGATGAGAAG ATTGCAAACCGCTTGGATCGGATGGTTGCTAGTATCGAGAGAAAGCCTCTTAAGGTGTTCATTCAAGTGAATACAAGTGGAGAAGAAT CAAAATCAGGTGTTGAGCCCTCTGGTTGTGTGGAGCTTGCTAAACACGTTAGCTTGAACTGCCCAAATCTTCAGTTTTCTGGGCTAATGACGATTGGAATGTTAGATTATACATCCACACCGGAAAATTTCAAG TTATTGGCTCACTGCAGGACTGAGGTTTGCAAAGCACTTGAAATATCAGAAGAACAATGTGAGCTATCAATGGGCATGTCAGCAGACTTCGAACAAGCT GTTGAAATGGGGAGTACAAATGTGAGGGTCGGATCTACAATATTTGGGGCTAGGGAATATCCCAAGAAAAACTGA
- the LOC111803898 gene encoding cytochrome b561 and DOMON domain-containing protein At5g47530-like isoform X2, with protein MGSRFQFFLILSLIFALSDSTAAQQENTTSGHHTPDTKVTSAPKIWKSPGLGYSTLLRXVHGVLNIIGWGTLIPIGIVIARYFREEFPLKCDRWYSAHAVCQTCGYIMGTVGWGFGVSLINSSNRSHVPFLVLGILVILLTAIQICGICVQQKKESGRRGRWEMWHRGMGYVILALIIADIFEGINAQRHPKKWRWTYVGILLALGVVAAGLEVYRYIKLKRFKQAMKLNANMYSSTTTN; from the exons ATGGGTTCTCGTTTCCAGTTCTTCCTGATTCTGAGCCTAATTTTTGCTCTCTCTGATTCCACGGCGGCGCAACAGGAAAACACCACCTCCGGCCACCACACCCCAGATACCAAAGTAACATCAGCACCAAAAATATGGAAGAGCCCTGGTTTGGGATACTCCACTCTTTTAAGACAN GTTCACGGGGTTCTGAATATCATTGGATGGGGAACTTTGATACCCATTGGGATTGTAATTGCTAGATACTTCAGGGAGGAATTCCCATTGAAATGCGACCGATGGTATTCCGCTCATGCTGTGTGCCAAACATGCGGTTACATTATGGGCACTGTCGGATGGGGCTTCGGCGTGTCGCTCATTAACTCTTCAAACCGCTCTCACGTCCCATTCCTAGTCCTCGGCATTCTAGTCATCCTCCTCACAGCCATCCAA ATTTGTGGGATATGCGTGCAACAGAAGAAGGAGAGCGGAAGGCGGGGGAGGTGGGAAATGTGGCACCGTGGCATGGGGTATGTGATATTGGCACTCATAATAGCGGACATATTTGAAGGTATCAATGCCCAGCGCCACCCAAAGAAGTGGCGATGGACTTACGTTGGAATACTATTGGCTCTTGGCGTTGTGGCGGCGGGTTTGGAGGTTTACAGATACATCAAGCTTAAACGCTTCAAACAGGCCATGAAATTAAATGCCAATATGTATTCTTCCACTACAACAAATTAA
- the LOC111803898 gene encoding cytochrome b561 and DOMON domain-containing protein At5g47530-like isoform X1: MGSRFQFFLILSLIFALSDSTAAQQENTTSGHHTPDTKVTSAPKIWKSPGLGYSTLLRQVHGVLNIIGWGTLIPIGIVIARYFREEFPLKCDRWYSAHAVCQTCGYIMGTVGWGFGVSLINSSNRSHVPFLVLGILVILLTAIQICGICVQQKKESGRRGRWEMWHRGMGYVILALIIADIFEGINAQRHPKKWRWTYVGILLALGVVAAGLEVYRYIKLKRFKQAMKLNANMYSSTTTN; encoded by the exons ATGGGTTCTCGTTTCCAGTTCTTCCTGATTCTGAGCCTAATTTTTGCTCTCTCTGATTCCACGGCGGCGCAACAGGAAAACACCACCTCCGGCCACCACACCCCAGATACCAAAGTAACATCAGCACCAAAAATATGGAAGAGCCCTGGTTTGGGATACTCCACTCTTTT AAGACAGGTTCACGGGGTTCTGAATATCATTGGATGGGGAACTTTGATACCCATTGGGATTGTAATTGCTAGATACTTCAGGGAGGAATTCCCATTGAAATGCGACCGATGGTATTCCGCTCATGCTGTGTGCCAAACATGCGGTTACATTATGGGCACTGTCGGATGGGGCTTCGGCGTGTCGCTCATTAACTCTTCAAACCGCTCTCACGTCCCATTCCTAGTCCTCGGCATTCTAGTCATCCTCCTCACAGCCATCCAA ATTTGTGGGATATGCGTGCAACAGAAGAAGGAGAGCGGAAGGCGGGGGAGGTGGGAAATGTGGCACCGTGGCATGGGGTATGTGATATTGGCACTCATAATAGCGGACATATTTGAAGGTATCAATGCCCAGCGCCACCCAAAGAAGTGGCGATGGACTTACGTTGGAATACTATTGGCTCTTGGCGTTGTGGCGGCGGGTTTGGAGGTTTACAGATACATCAAGCTTAAACGCTTCAAACAGGCCATGAAATTAAATGCCAATATGTATTCTTCCACTACAACAAATTAA
- the LOC111803899 gene encoding putative pectate lyase 2 — protein MASPLLSLFFLATIIRLPSPSTAYSNSYTKLALNPIDACWRTNPNWAANRRALADCAVGFGSDALGGKFGSIYVVIDPSDDPEYPKPGTLRFGVIQEEPLWIVFARDMVITLERELMVNSFKTIDGRGAKVEIGNGPCITIQNVSHVIIHGITIRDCKPAKPGRVRSSLTHCGDRQQSDGDAISVFSSSHIWIDHCSLASCTDGLIDVIHASTAVTISNNYFSQHDKVILLGHNDEFTADRIMRVTVAFNRFGDGLVQRMPRVRFGYAHVANNWYHKWEMYAVGGSADPKIFSQGNYFDAPDDSSSKQVTKREVYVNGWKKWKWRSSNDVFVNGAYFIPSGWGSCTPIYTRDQAFPVAHGSLAPLLTDTAGALCCVVGKAC, from the exons ATGGCTTCCCCATTGTTATCCCTCTTCTTCCTCGCCACAATTATCCGCCTCCCTTCACCGTCCACGGCCTACTCCAACAGCTACACCAAACTAGCCCTCAATCCCATTGACGCATGCTGGAGGACCAACCCCAACTGGGCGGCCAACCGCCGCGCCCTGGCAGACTGCGCCGTCGGGTTTGGCAGTGACGCATTGGGAGGCAAATTCGGGTCAATCTACGTGGTCATAGACCCGTCGGACGACCCGGAATACCCGAAGCCCGGAACGCTGCGTTTTGGGGTGATCCAAGAGGAGCCATTATGGATTGTATTCGCAAGAGATATGGTGATTACTCTGGAAAGAGAGCTGATGGTGAACAGCTTCAAGACCATTGACGGGCGAGGGGCTAAAGTGGAAATTGGCAATGGGCCATGCATTACCATCCAAAACGTGAGCCATGTCATAATCCACGGCATCACCATCCGTGACTGTAAGCCGGCCAAGCCTGGGCGCGTGAGAAGCTCACTCACCCATTGTGGAGACCGCCAACAGTCCGATGGTGACGCCATTTCTGTATTCAGTTCTTCCCATATTTGGATCGACCATTGCTCCTTGGCTAGCTGCACTGACGGCCTCATTGACGTCATCCACGCTTCCACTGCCGTCACCATCTCTAATAATTACTTCTCTCAACATGATAAA GTGATCCTTCTCGGACACAACGATGAATTTACCGCTGATCGAATTATGAGAGTGACCGTAGCCTTCAATCGTTTCGGCGATGGGCTTGTTCAAAGAATGCCAAG GGTGAGATTTGGGTATGCCCATGTTGCCAATAATTGGTACCATAAGTGGGAAATGTACGCTGTGGGTGGCAGTGCAGATCCAAAAATCTTCAGCCAAGGAAACTACTTTGATGCTCCTGATGATTCATCCTCAAAGCAG GTTACAAAGAGAGAGGTTTATGTGAATGGATGGAAGAAGTGGAAATGGAGGTCTTCAAATGATGTGTTTGTGAATGGGGCTTATTTCATCCCATCTGGGTGGGGGTCTTGTACGCCTATCTACACTCGAGATCAAGCTTTTCCTGTGGCTCATGGCTCTTTGGCTCCTCTTTTGACTGATACCGCTGGCGCTTTGTGTTGTGTTGTTGGTAAAGCTTGTTGA
- the LOC111803900 gene encoding probable WRKY transcription factor 31, with product MDKGWGLTVRDSDHSIGFLSHNPSPLTLNSFHTMFRATDFPVKLSRTDDNDAPPPPPDDNRFVVNEVDFFSDNKRVADNQEDQDAKPSANILATVLVNKNDNVSTATGTAFVNTGLHLLTANTGSDQSSTVDDGVSSDGDDKRAKNELAQLQMELQRMKAENHKLRDMLSHVSNNYSTLQMHFFTLLQQNQASQPGHEAEIGEKKSRELKQEVGRAVVPRQFMDLGPSGNTAEMDELSNSSSDERTRSGSPLNNNNNNNSESASKKSSARDHLEIAAPSEQGNSNARDAKRSIPREESSESESHGWGPNKAPRFNSSTKPLEQSTEATMRKARVSVRARSEAPMISDGCQWRKYGQKMAKGNPCPRAYYRCTMAVGCPVRKQVQRCAEDRTILITTYEGNHNHPLPPAAMAMASTTTAAATMLLSGSMSSADHNLMNPNLLARAILPCSSSMATISASAPFPTITLDLTQTPNPLQFQRPAAAPFHLPFPGGQPPLPPAQVLGQPLYNQSKFSGLQLSHEMGANSPHLGHPQIAQPAPTTQSGGASFADTLSAATAAITADPNFTAALAAAISSIIGGAHSNTNSTTTTNTTTNNNNNNNGDNNSKISSFPGN from the exons ATGGACAAAGGATGGGGTCTAACCGTTCGTGATTCTGATCACTCAATTGGGTTCCTTTCACACAACCCATCGCCGCTTACTCTCAATTCCTTTCATACAATGTTTCGTGCTACAGATTTTCCGGTGAAACTTTCCCGGACTGACGACAACGATGCGCCTCCACCGCCGCCCGACGACAATCGCTTCGTCGTTAACGAGGTCGACTTTTTCTCCGATAACAAAAGGGTGGCTGATAATCAGGAGGATCAAGACGCAAAACCTTCCGCTAATATTCTCGCCACCGTTCTTGTCAATAAAAACGACAACGTTTCCACTGCTACCGGAACTGCCTTTGTCAAT actGGGTTGCATTTGTTAACTGCTAACACCGGAAGCGATCAATCCTCGACGGTGGATGATGGAGTTTCATCGGATGGTGATGATAAACGAGCCAAAAACGAG TTAGCGCAGCTTCAAATGGAGCTCCAGCGTATGAAAGCTGAGAATCACAAGCTTAGGGACATGCTAAGCCATGTGAGCAACAACTACAGTACCCTACAAATGCATTTCTTTACCTTATTGCAACAGAATCAGGCCTCCCAACCCGGTCATGAAGCAGAG attgGGGAGAAGAAATCGAGGGAATTGAAACAAGAAGTGGGAAGGGCGGTGGTTCCGAGGCAATTTATGGATCTAGGACCGAGTGGGAACACCGCCGAAATGGATGAATTATCTAATTCATCATCGGATGAAAGAACTCGTTCTGGGTCTCCGttgaacaacaacaacaacaacaactcgGAATCCGCCTCCAAAAAGAGCAGTGCAAGAGATCATCTCGAAATCGCCGCCCCTTCCGAGCAGGGGAATTCTAATGCCAGAGATGCCAAACGATCCATCCCCAGAGAAGAAAGCTCTGAATCAGAGTCTCACGGTTGGGGGCCTAATAAAGCCCCTCGATTCAACTCTTCTACTAAACCCCTCGAGCAATCCACCGAAGCCACCATGAGAAAAGCCCGCGTCTCAGTCCGTGCTCGATCAGAAGCTCCTATG ATTTCTGATGGGTGTCAATGGCGAAAATATGGGCAAAAAATGGCCAAAGGAAACCCATGTCCACGGGCTTATTATCGATGCACAATGGCTGTAGGTTGCCCTGTTCGCAAACAA GTGCAACGTTGCGCGGAAGACAGGACTATATTGATAACAACTTACGAAGGCAACCACAACCATCCACTTCCTCCCGCGGCGATGGCGATGGCGTCAACCACGACGGCGGCAGCTACCATGTTGTTATCAGGGTCCATGTCAAGTGCGGACCATAATCTAATGAACCCCAATTTATTGGCTCGAGCCATACTTCCATGTTCCTCAAGCATGGCTACAATTTCAGCCTCGGCTCCATTTCCAACCATCACGTTAGACCTCACTCAGACCCCAAACCCATTGCAATTCCAAAGACCCGCGGCAGCACCCTTCCACCTGCCATTCCCCGGCGGACAACCACCGTTACCCCCCGCCCAAGTTTTGGGGCAACCGTTGTACAATCAGTCAAAATTCTCAGGGCTACAGCTATCTCATGAGATGGGGGCCAATTCCCCTCATTTGGGTCACCCCCAAATTGCACAACCGGCGCCCACAACCCAGTCTGGAGGTGCTTCTTTTGCCGATACGTTGAGTGCCGCCACCGCCGCTATCACCGCTGATCCGAATTTCACCGCCGCTCTCGCAGCCGCTATCTCCTCCATCATCGGCGGAGCACATTCGAATACTAATagcaccaccaccaccaataccacaacaaacaacaacaacaacaacaacggaGACAACAATAGCAAAATTAGCAGTTTCCCTGGAAATTGA
- the LOC111803902 gene encoding aspartic proteinase-like, with product MRNSLKPLLVSLLLLILYSSTASSASNEGLMRIGLKKIKVNKNILLKALVESKKVKFLGSKHDQWVNDVGESKNSDIVALKNYMDAQYYGEIGIGTPPQKFTVIFDTGSSNLWVPSSKCVFSIACFFHARYQSGRSSTYRRNGTSAAIQYGTGAISGFFSYDNVQVGDVVVRDQQFIETTSMSSMTFIAAKFDGILGLGFQEISTGDAVPVWYNMVNQKLVKEPVFSFWLNRNAKEEEGGEIVFGGVDPKHFKGQHTYVPVTTKGYWQFNIGDILIGGEPTEYCARGCSAIADSGTSLLAGPSTIVTLINRAIGAAGIGRPECKAVVSQHGKSIMDLLLAKVQPEKICSKIGVCAFDGTHGVSMKIESVANEKDGRSSGGFSDAMCSACEMAVSWMNDELKQNKTQEHVIDYVNKLCDRDSNQGETLVDCGRISQMPTVSFTIGDKVFELNAEDYILKVGEGSAAQCISGFIPLDIPPPRGPLWILGDVFMGRYHTVFDFGKLRVGFAEAA from the exons ATGAGAAACAGCCTTAAGCCCCTCTTGGTTTCCCTGTTGCTTTTGATATTATATTCCTCTACTGCGTCCTCTGCTTCTAATGAAGGGTTGATGAGGATTGGACTGAAAAAGATCaaagttaataaaaacattCTGCTGAAAGCATTGGTTGAGTcaaagaaagtaaaatttttaGGATCAAAACATGATCAATGGGTTAATGATGTTGGAGAATCTAAGAATTCTGATATCGTAGCATTAAAGAACTACATGGATGCTCAATATTATGGGGAGATTGGCATTGGCACTCCACCTCAAAAGTTCACTGTAATTTTTGATACTGGAAGCTCAAATTTGTGGGTGCCATCTTCCAAATGTGTTTTTTCG ATTGCTTGCTTTTTCCATGCTAGGTATCAATCAGGGCGGTCGAGTACATACAGAAGAAATG GAACATCTGCTGCTATTCAGTATGGTACAGGAGCTATTTCTGGCTTCTTTAGTTATGACAACGTTCAAGTCGGTGATGTCGTTGTTCGTGATCAG CAATTCATTGAGACAACAAGCATGTCTAGTATGACATTCATTGCTGCCAAATTTGATGGTATACTGGGACTTGGATTTCAAGAGATCTCGACTGGTGACGCTGTTCCAGTATG GTATAACATGGTTAACCAAAAATTGGTGAAGGAGCCAGTTTTCTCGTTTTGGCTCAATCGCAACGCcaaggaggaagaaggaggTGAAATTGTGTTTGGAGGGGTTGATCCTAAGCACTTCAAAGGCCAACATACATACGTGCCTGTGACAACCAAAGGGTATTGGCAG tTCAACATTGGCGATATTCTTATTGGTGGTGAACCAACTG AATATTGTGCTCGTGGTTGCTCGGCGATTGCAGATTCTGGAACTTCTTTGTTGGCTGGCCCATCT ACTATAGTGACATTAATTAATAGAGCCATTGGGGCAGCTGGAATTGGTCGTCCAGAGTGCAAGGCAGTTGTTTCACAACATGGGAAGTCTATTATGGATTTGCTTTTAGCCAAG GTACAACCAGAGAAGATATGTTCCAAAATTGGGGTGTGTGCCTTTGATGGAACCCATGGTGTTAG TATGAAAATTGAGAGTGTGGCGAATGAGAAAGATGGTAGATCATCTGGTGGGTTCTCAGATGCCATGTGCTCAGCTTGTGAGATGGCGGTTTCCTGGATGAACGATGAGCTGAAGCAGAACAAAACTCAAGAACATGTCATTGATTATGTGAATAAG CTATGTGATCGTGATTCGAACCAAGGAGAAACGTTGGTCGACTGTGGACGGATCTCTCAAATGCCAACGGTGTCGTTCACCATTGGGGACAAAGTTTTTGAGCTTAACGCAGAAGAT TATATTCTCAAGGTGGGTGAGGGATCTGCAGCTCAATGCATCAGTGGATTCATACCTTTGGACATTCCTCCACCTCGTGGACCCCTCTG GATCCTCGGAGACGTTTTCATGGGACGTTATC